AACATCCTGCGTTTTCATCGACTTTAATACAAAATCCTTTTTCTTTTGTTCTTTTGGAATAAACCCATCCATCTTCCGGGTGACAAATCCAATCGCTGCTTGTCCAAGTAATTTCCACTTTGGCATCGTGTGATGTCCCATGCCACGGTATGCCTCTCTCTTCGGATCACCTGCAATGACAAACGGAAATTCTCCAAAAGCCTCTGTAAACTGGCTAATATAAGTAGCATTTGAGGGGGCGATGGCTATAATCTGAAAGCCCTCATTCTCAATTTCATTTACGCGCTTACGCAACTGCGTAAGATAAGCTCGACAAACTGGTCAGCCAAGGTGACGGACAAATACGACCATCGATTTCTTTTGATTAATCAGTTGCTCCAGAGTAACAGTGGTACTTCCTGGAACTTCGAGTTCATAATTTAATTTATCCAATACAATCTCTCCTTACCTGATCAATGTTACGTTTGATCGGTGTTGAACACTTGTTTCTTACTATCGATTTTACACCTTTTACGATAGTAGTGATACCCAATGAACCCAATAACTGCCACTACAACAATTAAAAAGACATATTTCTGTATGCTCCCTAAAATCGCTTGAACTGATTTTATATTCCCATTCCGCCCAATCCACAACATAGCGATTGTCCAAGGAAATATACCGACGAAGGTAAGTGCTCCAAATATCCAGGGCTTGACCTTACTCATACCAGACACATAGGATACATAGTTCCCTATCCCAAGTGGGCGTGTAATCGCAATACTCCATGAACCACATTTTCTAAACCATCTTTGAACGCGTTCAACCTTCTTCTTTTTTAATTTCCTTTCGACTTTATCCTTTACTTTCAAACCGATCCCATATGGAATAAAACTAAAAATCGTGTAAATACCGCTCGTTAGAAATGCAAAACCAACCATCTCGATCATTGAAGCATTCAATAAATAACCGTACGTCAAAGTCATCATCCCCCCCGGAAAAGGTAGAGATGATGCTTCAATAGCATTGCTTATTAAAAGACCCCAGATTCCAAGCTCTTTCAGGAAATGAATCAGAAATTCCAGCATAGTGGATCCCCTCTCAATTTAAAACTATGTATTAAGTTCCCTGATCAGTGAGTCTGAAACCAATGTAACACTGTTTTAATACGTAATACTGAATTGATATGTCGTTTTAACCCGCAAACTTTGAAATATTTCCGCGGAAATGAAATGATTTACTCGATTTATTAGTTATATCCACGTAGCTGTAAAAAACAAACCCCCATCACGTCCATAGTGATGGGGGTTATTAAAACATTATCCTACAGAAACAACGTGTTTCTCTTGTTCAAACTCCGTGACAGCTTCCTCAAAAATACGGAGGCCTTCATCAATTTGTTCTTTCGTAATAATCAATGGAGGAATCATTCGAATCACTTCTTGATGTTTTCCGCACAGATAGAAAAGCACCCCTTTTTCAAGAGACAGATCTAGTATCCGCATCATTCCATTTCCGTCTGGAGCGCCTGTCTCTGGATCAATAATTTCAATTCCAATCATTAAACCTACACCACGGACATCTCCGATCACATGGTGCTTTTCCTTTATAAGAGCTAATTTTTCTAATGCATAAGCACCCATATCCTTCGAATTGGAAAGTAATCCTTCTTCTTCAATTACGTCGAGAGTAGCTAGCGCCGCTGAACAAGCAATCGGATTACCACCAAATGTTGTGCCATGTGTTCCCATAGGCCACTGACTCATTAGTTCTTTTGAAGCTACTGTGGCGCTAAGAGGCATCCCAGAGGCAATTCCTTTTGCGATCGCCATAATATCAGGTGTAACATCAAACGTCTGTGCAGCGAACCAGTCACCAGTCCGCCCGAATCCTGTTTGAACTTCATCAAAGATTAGCAGCATGCCATGGCGATCACAAATCTCTCTTACTTTTTGTAACCATTCTTTCGGTGGAATGATATAGCCACCTTCTCCTAGAACAGGTTCCACGATTACGCAAGCCACTTCTTCAGGAGTTACCTGATGATCAAAAAGCATTTCGAAATCTTTCTCAAGCTCACCAACACAATAATCTTCTACACTTTGTCCTTCTGGACAACTAGCAGCATCCGCATAAGGAATTTGATAGGTTAGTCCATTAGGCTGTAAAAATTTACGGTATTTGCTTTTTGATGTACTTACACCAAGAGCACCAAGCGAGCGTCCATGAAAGCAACCTGTAAAGGAAACAACATACGGTCGTTTCGTTACATATTTAGCAAGTTTCATCGCACCTTCAATGGCCTCAGTGCCACTGTTCGCAAAGAAAAAGCAATCTAAATCTTTCGGCATAATGCCTTGAAGACGTTCTGCTAGCTTTAGAATTGAATCATACATAATTACTCCTGAAGGCCCGTGCATAAGAGAGTCAGCACCGTCCTTTATAGCCTGTACAACCTTAGGGTGACGGTGGCCCGTATTCGCTACGGCAATACCTGATGTAAAATCTAGGTACGTTTGGCCATCTGCCCCATAGTAATAGCAACCCTCTTCTTTCACGACTGGTAAATTCGGATGATCCTTTGCCATACTTGGTGCAAGATAGTCTGACATGTTGTTGTATCTATGTTCAAATGATGTAGCCAATGTGATATCCTCCTTTAAATTCTGCTTTTATACAAAGAAATGGGCCATGACAACAATAATCGGAAGTGTTATAACCGTACGTTGCAAGAAAATAATAGCAAGTTCTAGAACTGAAATTGGAATTTTCGATTTCACTAGCAAAATACCAATCTCTGACATATAAATTAATTGTGTTAATGAAATAGCTGCAATAACAAATCGCGTTAATTCACTTTCAATCCCTGTTCCTATAACTGCAGGTAAAAACATATCTGCAAAACCAACTAACATAGCCGGCGCTGCTTTAGCTGCTTCAGGAATTTGCATAAGTTCAAGGACCGGTACGATCGGCATTGATAAATATGTGAAGAAAGGCGTAAATTCAGCAATAATAAGGGCAATTGTTCCAAGTGCCATCACAAGCGGAATAAGAGCAAAATAAATATCAAGCACGGTGTTAACACCCTGACCAGCTACATGCTTCACTCCTTTTACTTCAGAAGCCTTCTCTAGTGCTTTTTGTATTCCCCATTTGAAGCTAGAGACACCCTCAGGTACATCTTCAGAAATTTGTTTTCCTGTACCCTCATAGTACGTGTCCGCTTTACGAGATAGCGGTGGTATACGTGGACAAACAAACGCAGCAACTAGCCCTGCTACCACAACCGTAAAGTAGAACGGAATAAACATATCTTCTAAACCAATAAAGCTAATAACAACAAGACTGAATGCGATCGAATTGATCGAAAAATTTGTTGCAATAACAGCAGCTTCTCTTTTTGTATAATAGCCTTCTTCATACTGTTTCGTTGTAATCAGTACCCCAACGGTTCCTGCCCCCATCCAGGAAGCAAGCGCATCTATGGATGAGCGACCAGGTAACTTAAACAAAGGACGCATCACATAACGAAGGGCTGTTCCGAAGAAATCCATTAACCCAAATTCTAGTAAGAGAGGCATTAACAGACCAGCAAAGAGAAACCATGCTGCAAGAACGGGAACGAGTGAGTATAGCATTGTACCACCCGAAACATCCGAGATGATAAATTCTGGACCGAATTTAAACAGTGTCATTACTGCGAATAATGCACCGATTAACCTCGTACTAATCCAGAACCAATTCACATAAAATAATTGCTTCAGAAACGGACGAAGCATGATGGCTTTTGGTTCAAACGCTTTTGCAATAATAGGAATAATAGCAGATAAAATAAGAATGGCGGTCATAAATCCAGGCAAGATAGGCGCTAGTTTTATTTGTATAGACTCAGCCAAAATCCCGACCCCAATCGTCATTTTCCCATTAAAAGGAACGGGAACAAGAAATAATAAGATACCGATTAACGATGGAATAAGAAACCATGCATACGCTTTTTTTGTTTGAGATTTCTCTACTGATTGACCCGTACTTTCAAGAGGATAGGATTTTTCCTGTTTAACTTCCATTCTTCACTCTCCTTCGACATTTTTAATATTAATTCATATTCTTGCATATAAATCAGAAAAGAAGCAAGAGTAATTTTCACTTCTCGCTTCTTTTAATATGCAAGTATTATGCCAAAACCTATTGAATTCTGTATTTTTTAAGTTTTCTAACTACTGTCGGTTGACTCATCCCTAATGCATCAGCAATCCTTGTCGTCGTTCGAAACTGACGTCTAGCCTGTTCAAGTCGTTCTTTCTCAACTCTTTCAACCGTTTCTTGTAAAGTTTCATTAAAATTATTCATTTCTGAATAGTCTTCACTCGAACTTTTATATGTTTGAGGGAGATCTTCCTCGTGTATAACGAATGCATCTGAAGTAACAATAAGACGCTCTATTAAATTCATCAGCTCTCTAACGTTCCCCCTCCACACATGCTGAGTTAACTCATGCATCACTATCTTATTTAGCATCCGCTTTCGTTTATATTGTCTCGAAAAATGATCGACAAACGATTGAATGAGCGGAAGGATATCTTCT
This window of the Pseudalkalibacillus hwajinpoensis genome carries:
- a CDS encoding DedA family protein produces the protein MLEFLIHFLKELGIWGLLISNAIEASSLPFPGGMMTLTYGYLLNASMIEMVGFAFLTSGIYTIFSFIPYGIGLKVKDKVERKLKKKKVERVQRWFRKCGSWSIAITRPLGIGNYVSYVSGMSKVKPWIFGALTFVGIFPWTIAMLWIGRNGNIKSVQAILGSIQKYVFLIVVVAVIGFIGYHYYRKRCKIDSKKQVFNTDQT
- a CDS encoding aspartate aminotransferase family protein — its product is MATSFEHRYNNMSDYLAPSMAKDHPNLPVVKEEGCYYYGADGQTYLDFTSGIAVANTGHRHPKVVQAIKDGADSLMHGPSGVIMYDSILKLAERLQGIMPKDLDCFFFANSGTEAIEGAMKLAKYVTKRPYVVSFTGCFHGRSLGALGVSTSKSKYRKFLQPNGLTYQIPYADAASCPEGQSVEDYCVGELEKDFEMLFDHQVTPEEVACVIVEPVLGEGGYIIPPKEWLQKVREICDRHGMLLIFDEVQTGFGRTGDWFAAQTFDVTPDIMAIAKGIASGMPLSATVASKELMSQWPMGTHGTTFGGNPIACSAALATLDVIEEEGLLSNSKDMGAYALEKLALIKEKHHVIGDVRGVGLMIGIEIIDPETGAPDGNGMMRILDLSLEKGVLFYLCGKHQEVIRMIPPLIITKEQIDEGLRIFEEAVTEFEQEKHVVSVG
- a CDS encoding YjiH family protein: MEVKQEKSYPLESTGQSVEKSQTKKAYAWFLIPSLIGILLFLVPVPFNGKMTIGVGILAESIQIKLAPILPGFMTAILILSAIIPIIAKAFEPKAIMLRPFLKQLFYVNWFWISTRLIGALFAVMTLFKFGPEFIISDVSGGTMLYSLVPVLAAWFLFAGLLMPLLLEFGLMDFFGTALRYVMRPLFKLPGRSSIDALASWMGAGTVGVLITTKQYEEGYYTKREAAVIATNFSINSIAFSLVVISFIGLEDMFIPFYFTVVVAGLVAAFVCPRIPPLSRKADTYYEGTGKQISEDVPEGVSSFKWGIQKALEKASEVKGVKHVAGQGVNTVLDIYFALIPLVMALGTIALIIAEFTPFFTYLSMPIVPVLELMQIPEAAKAAPAMLVGFADMFLPAVIGTGIESELTRFVIAAISLTQLIYMSEIGILLVKSKIPISVLELAIIFLQRTVITLPIIVVMAHFFV